A stretch of Vigna angularis cultivar LongXiaoDou No.4 chromosome 4, ASM1680809v1, whole genome shotgun sequence DNA encodes these proteins:
- the LOC108331502 gene encoding lycopene epsilon cyclase, chloroplastic isoform X2, with protein MECVAARNLAAMAFCVSPSSRLRLRKKMWRRRTASGGHGVRWRSRLLKVEAKAGSESCVATKEDFADEDDYVKAGGSELVFVQMQQNKAMEMQSKIVDKLRPIGDDILDLVVIGCGPAGLALAAESAKLGLKVGLIGPDLPFTNNYGVWEDEFRGLGLEGCIEHVWKDTVVYLDNEDPVFIGRSYGRVSRHLLHEELLSRCVESGVTYLSSRVENIIEASNGHSHVVCEYDIVVPSRLVTVASGAASGKLLQYEVGGPKVSVQTAYGVEVEVENNPYDPNVMVFMDYRDYMKQNVQGLEANYPTFLYAMPMSSTRVFFEETCLASKDAMPFDLLKKKLFSRLNSMGIRITKTYEEEWSYIPVGGSLPNTEQKNLAFGAAASMVHPATGYSVVRSLSEAPKYASVISNILKDGHAKDNITQERRKENLSMQAWNTLWPQERKRQRAFFLFGLALIVQLDIGGIRTFFRTFFCLPDWMWQGFLGSSLSSTDLLLFAFYMFIIAPNNLRMSLVRHLLSDPTGATMIKTYLAV; from the exons ATGGAGTGCGTTGCAGCGAGAAACTTGGCGGCAATGGCGTTTTGCGTGAGTCCTTCGTCGAGGTTGAGGTTGCGGAAGAAGATGTGGAGAAGAAGAACCGCGTCTGGCGGCCACGGCGTTCGGTGGCGCTCGCGGTTGCTGAAGGTGGAGGCGAAGGCAGGGAGCGAGAGTTGCGTGGCGACCAAAGAAGACTTCGCCGATGAGGACGATTACGTGAAGGCCGGAGGCTCCGAACTTGTTTTCGTACAAATGCAACAGAACAAAGCCATGGAAATGCAATCCAAGATCGTGGATAAG TTGCGCCCCATAGGAGATGATATACTAGATCTAGTTGTGATTGGTTGTGGTCCGGCTGGTCTTGCTCTGGCTGCTGAATCAGCCAAGTTGGGACTAAAAGTTGGGCTTATTGGCCCGGATCTTCCTTTTACAAATAATTATGGTGTGTGGGAGGACGAATTTAGAG GTCTCGGACTTGAAGGTTGCATTGAACATGTTTGGAAGGATACCGTTGTCTATCTCGACAATGAGGATCCCGTTTTCATTGGACGTTCCTATGGACGTGTCAGTCGGCATCTGCTTCATGAGGAATTGTTAAGCAG GTGTGTCGAGTCAGGTGTCACATATCTTAGCTCAAGAGTAGAAAATATTATTGAGGCGAGCAATGGTCACAGTCATGTCGTCTGTGAATATGATATTGTAGTGCCCAGCAG GCTTGTTACTGTTGCATCAGGAGCTGCTTCGGGGAAACTGTTGCAATATGAGGTCGGGGGTCCAAAGGTTTCTGTTCAAACAGCTTATGGTGTGGAAGTTGAG GTGGAAAACAATCCTTATGATCCAAATGTGATGGTTTTCATGGATTACAGAGACTACATGAAGCAAAATGTTCAAGGTCTAGAAGCAAATTATCCAACATTTCTATATGCAATGCCCATGTCCAGTACAAGAGTGTTTTTTGAG GAAACCTGTTTAGCGTCAAAAGATGCGATGCCTTTTGATTTACTAAAGAAGAAGCTCTTTTCGAGATTAAATTCAATGGGGATCAGAATCACTAAAACTTACGAAGAG GAATGGTCTTATATCCCTGTTGGCGGATCCTTACCAAACACAGAACAAAAGAACCTTGCATTTGGTGCAGCTGCCAGCATGGTGCATCCAGCCACAG GGTACTCCGTTGTGAGATCTTTGTCAGAAGCTCCAAAATATGCTTCAGTAATTTCTAATATTTTGAAAGATGGCCATGCCAAGGACAATATTACccaagaaagaagaaaggagaattTGTCTATGCAAG cTTGGAATACACTTTGGCCACAAGAAAGGAAACGGCAGAGGGCATTCTTTCTTTTTGGATTAGCTCTAATTGTGCAGCTGGACATTGGGGGAATTCGAACATTCTTTCGTACTTTCTTCTGCCTACCTGATTG GATGTGGCAGGGATTTCTTGGCTCCTCTCTCTCCTCTACAGatcttttattatttgcttTCTACATGTTCATAATAGCACCAAATAACTTGAGAATGAGTCTAGTGAGACATCTGCTTTCAGATCCTACCGGTGCAACCATGATAAAGACTTACTTAGCGGTATAG
- the LOC108331502 gene encoding lycopene epsilon cyclase, chloroplastic isoform X1: protein MECVAARNLAAMAFCVSPSSRLRLRKKMWRRRTASGGHGVRWRSRLLKVEAKAGSESCVATKEDFADEDDYVKAGGSELVFVQMQQNKAMEMQSKIVDKLRPIGDDILDLVVIGCGPAGLALAAESAKLGLKVGLIGPDLPFTNNYGVWEDEFRGLGLEGCIEHVWKDTVVYLDNEDPVFIGRSYGRVSRHLLHEELLSRCVESGVTYLSSRVENIIEASNGHSHVVCEYDIVVPSRLVTVASGAASGKLLQYEVGGPKVSVQTAYGVEVEVENNPYDPNVMVFMDYRDYMKQNVQGLEANYPTFLYAMPMSSTRVFFEETCLASKDAMPFDLLKKKLFSRLNSMGIRITKTYEEEWSYIPVGGSLPNTEQKNLAFGAAASMVHPATGYSVVRSLSEAPKYASVISNILKDGHAKDNITQERRKENLSMQAWNTLWPQERKRQRAFFLFGLALIVQLDIGGIRTFFRTFFCLPDWMWQGFLGSSLSSTDLLLFAFYMFIIAPNNLRMSLVRHLLSDPTGATMIKTYLATLRNSSR, encoded by the exons ATGGAGTGCGTTGCAGCGAGAAACTTGGCGGCAATGGCGTTTTGCGTGAGTCCTTCGTCGAGGTTGAGGTTGCGGAAGAAGATGTGGAGAAGAAGAACCGCGTCTGGCGGCCACGGCGTTCGGTGGCGCTCGCGGTTGCTGAAGGTGGAGGCGAAGGCAGGGAGCGAGAGTTGCGTGGCGACCAAAGAAGACTTCGCCGATGAGGACGATTACGTGAAGGCCGGAGGCTCCGAACTTGTTTTCGTACAAATGCAACAGAACAAAGCCATGGAAATGCAATCCAAGATCGTGGATAAG TTGCGCCCCATAGGAGATGATATACTAGATCTAGTTGTGATTGGTTGTGGTCCGGCTGGTCTTGCTCTGGCTGCTGAATCAGCCAAGTTGGGACTAAAAGTTGGGCTTATTGGCCCGGATCTTCCTTTTACAAATAATTATGGTGTGTGGGAGGACGAATTTAGAG GTCTCGGACTTGAAGGTTGCATTGAACATGTTTGGAAGGATACCGTTGTCTATCTCGACAATGAGGATCCCGTTTTCATTGGACGTTCCTATGGACGTGTCAGTCGGCATCTGCTTCATGAGGAATTGTTAAGCAG GTGTGTCGAGTCAGGTGTCACATATCTTAGCTCAAGAGTAGAAAATATTATTGAGGCGAGCAATGGTCACAGTCATGTCGTCTGTGAATATGATATTGTAGTGCCCAGCAG GCTTGTTACTGTTGCATCAGGAGCTGCTTCGGGGAAACTGTTGCAATATGAGGTCGGGGGTCCAAAGGTTTCTGTTCAAACAGCTTATGGTGTGGAAGTTGAG GTGGAAAACAATCCTTATGATCCAAATGTGATGGTTTTCATGGATTACAGAGACTACATGAAGCAAAATGTTCAAGGTCTAGAAGCAAATTATCCAACATTTCTATATGCAATGCCCATGTCCAGTACAAGAGTGTTTTTTGAG GAAACCTGTTTAGCGTCAAAAGATGCGATGCCTTTTGATTTACTAAAGAAGAAGCTCTTTTCGAGATTAAATTCAATGGGGATCAGAATCACTAAAACTTACGAAGAG GAATGGTCTTATATCCCTGTTGGCGGATCCTTACCAAACACAGAACAAAAGAACCTTGCATTTGGTGCAGCTGCCAGCATGGTGCATCCAGCCACAG GGTACTCCGTTGTGAGATCTTTGTCAGAAGCTCCAAAATATGCTTCAGTAATTTCTAATATTTTGAAAGATGGCCATGCCAAGGACAATATTACccaagaaagaagaaaggagaattTGTCTATGCAAG cTTGGAATACACTTTGGCCACAAGAAAGGAAACGGCAGAGGGCATTCTTTCTTTTTGGATTAGCTCTAATTGTGCAGCTGGACATTGGGGGAATTCGAACATTCTTTCGTACTTTCTTCTGCCTACCTGATTG GATGTGGCAGGGATTTCTTGGCTCCTCTCTCTCCTCTACAGatcttttattatttgcttTCTACATGTTCATAATAGCACCAAATAACTTGAGAATGAGTCTAGTGAGACATCTGCTTTCAGATCCTACCGGTGCAACCATGATAAAGACTTACTTAGCG ACTTTGCGAAACTCAAGTCGTTAA